In one Sebastes umbrosus isolate fSebUmb1 chromosome 13, fSebUmb1.pri, whole genome shotgun sequence genomic region, the following are encoded:
- the cnot9 gene encoding CCR4-NOT transcription complex subunit 9, translating into MLATGAAVTNVTALAQVDREKIYQWINELSSPETRENALLELSKKRESVPDLAPMLWHSCGTIAALLQEIVNIYPSINPPTLTAHQSNRVCNALALLQCVASHPETRSAFLAAHIPLFLYPFLHTVSKTRPFEYLRLTSLGVIGALVKTDEQEVINFLLTTEIIPLCLRIMESGSELSKTVATFILQKILLDDTGLAYICQTYERFSHVAMILGKMVLQLSKEPSARLLKHVVRCYLRLSDNLRAREALRQCLPDQLKDSTFAQVLKDDTTTKRWLAQLVKNLQEGQVTDARGIPLAPQ; encoded by the exons ATGCTGGCGACGGGAGCA GCTGTAACTAACGTCACAGCCCTGGCTCAGGTAGACCGGGAGAAGATCTACCAATGGATCAATGAGTTGTCCAGTCCAGAGACCAGAGAAAATGCCTTGCTGGAGCTTAGCAAAAAAAGAGAGTCCGTGCCAGACCTGGCACCGATGCTCTGGCACTCCTGTGGCACTATTGCTGCCCTGTTGCAG GAAATAGTGaacatctatccatctataaaCCCACCTACCCTTACAGCCCACCAGTCTAACAGAGTGTGCAATGCCCTGGCACTTCTGCAGTGCGTTGCCTCACACCCAGAGACACG GTCGGCTTTTCTTGCTGCTCACATCCCTCTTTTCCTTTACCCTTTTCTGCACACTGTGAGCAAAACACGTCCGTTTGAGTACCTGCGACTTACCAGCCTAGGAGTCATAG GTGCCTTGGTCAAAACCGATGAACAAGAAGTGATTAACTTCCTCCTCACCACTGAAATCATCCCGCTGTGTCTCCGCATCATGGAATCAGGGAGTGAGCTCTCCAAGACG GTTGCTACTTTCATACTGCAGAAGATCTTGTTGGATGACACAGGGCTGGCCTATATATGTCAGACGTATGAACGTTTCTCCCATGTGGCCATGATCCTT GGCAAAATGGTGCTCCAGCTCTCTAAAGAACCTTCAGCTCGCCTGTTGAAGCATGTTGTTCGCTGCTACCTTCGCCTCTCAGACAATCTCAG AGCCAGAGAAGCCCTGCGTCAGTGTCTGCCAGACCAGCTGAAAGACAGCACCTTTGCCCAGGTGCTGAAGGACGACACCACCACGAAGCGCTGGCTGGCCCAGTTGGTCAAGAACCTGCAGGAGGGCCAAGTTACCGACGCCAGAGGCATCCCGCTGGCTCCGCAGTGA